The DNA segment CCTCTGGGCAACGGCAACGTCAACGACACTTACCGGGTGGACACCGCCACCGGTACTTGCTTTGTGCTTCAGCGGCTAAACACGGCTGTGTTTCCCCAGCCAGAGCTGGTAATGGCCAATCTGCTGGCTCTGGCGCGCCACGTGAAGGCCAAGGGCGATCAAGCGGGCTGCCAGGTGCCCAGCCCCGTTCCCTTACTCAACGGCGGGGAATGCCTGCTGAGACAACCGGATGGATCCGCGTGGCGCCTGCTCACCTTCATTGCTGGCACCCACAGCCTTGATGTGCTGGAAAACGGCGAACAGGCGGAGCAGGTTGGCCGAGGTCTGGGGCGCTTTCATGCTTTGGTGCACGATCTGCCCGGAAACCAGCTGCACGACACCCTGGAAGGGTTCCACGTCACACCCCGATACCTGGAGCGCTACCAGGATGTTTTGACTAACAGTGCAGTGCCGCCGTGCCCAGAAAGCGAGGCCTGCCAGCTAATCGTGGAGCAGCGGCTCGACCTGGTGCCGGTGCTGGAGAACGCGCGACAAGCAGGATGCCTGCAGCTCCGCCCAATTCACGGCGACCCAAAGGTGAACAACGTGATGCTCTGCCAAACCAGCGGCCGGGCAGTGGCTCTAGTCGACCTGGACACCGTGAAGCCGGGCCTGCTGCACTACGACATTGGCGACTGCCTGCGCTCGGCCTGCAACCCCGCCGGCGAGGAGTGCACAGATCTAGAGGCGGTGCACTTCAACCTGGAGCTAGCCGAGGCACTGCTGCGGGGATACCTGGCCGAAGCGGGCAGCTGCCTGAGCGCGGCCGACTTAGATCACCTCTACGACGCTATCCGCTTGCTGCCCTTTGAACTGGGGCTGCGCTTTTTCACCGATCACCTGGCCGGCAACGTGTATTTCAAAGCCAGCCATGCCCGCCAGAACCTAGTTCGCGCCCGAGTGCAGTTTCGGCTCACCGAAAGCATTGAGGACCAGGAGCCGGCGCTTCGCGCATTGATAGCACGACTGACTTCCAGCAATGAACTGCTGCCATGACTGAATCCTCCGGTAAGGCTTACCAAAAGGTTTCCTTTGAGCTCACCCCTTTTAACAAGGAAACCAATCAAGACATCAGCATCACAGGCTCGGTTGTTTTGTTATCTGGAGAGTTGCACATCCAATACACCCTGCATCAAGCCTCCCACGACACCTTTAGCCCGGTGCTGTGGCCCCCAACTAAGACCAAAGCCAGCCGCCGCGATGGAATCTGGCAGAGCACCTGCATGGAGCTGTTCATCAGCACGCCATCGATGCAACGCTACTGGGAATACAACTTCTGCCCCTCAGGCGACTGGAACATCTACCAGCTCAATGGTTACCGCAGCGATCTCCAGGCCGAGCCCAGCTGCCACCAACCCTCAATCACCCAAGACTCACATGCAGGAGGCGATGAGCTGGCAATTATCACCCAACTGCCACCGGCGCTGATCGATCAGCGAGAGCTGATCTTGGCTATCACGGCCGTGCTGGAGCAGCGCAACGGACAACTGAGCTATTTTGCCCTTCAGCATGGCGGTAGCGAAGCGGATTTCCATCGCCGCGATGGCTTTCAGCTGCGTCTGCAACAGCCGGCATGATTGGCGGCGCGACGAAGTCGCGAATCAATTAAATACGCTTGGATTCATGAAATCCCCTTGCAGCAGGGGAGCTAGGGCTGGCGCATCAAGGGGTTCAGCCGCACTGGGAAGCCGCGGTGACTCGATCATAGGCGCAGATGGTGGGTCCTCCCCTGCGCACACAAGCGAACCATCACCTGCTGGTACACAGCGAGGGCCAGCTGAACGGCCATTGCCGCTGGGCGGATTAGTACAAGAGATCACACCACCAAGGGACTGAATACAGGTGAAACTGCGGCCGGAAGGGGTCGAGCAGGTGTTGGTGCTGCCAAGGCTACGAATGCAGGTGAGCGTTTCGCCCCCCTCCCAGCCCGCGCAGGTTTGGGTGCCATCGGAATTGTCGGTGCAAAACACATCAAAACTCGATGCTCTGGCACTGAGGGGCAGGGCCAGAAGAGTAGGCAGCAAAAGCAACCTGAAGCCAATACGCATCACAAACCAACCGCCAGCGCGAGGGAAGCACCTGGGCTACGACGCAAAGGCAGCAAGGGAATGCCCAGCGCCTGCAGCTCAGCTTGACGCAGACGGAAGGCGCGCAAGCCTTTCGGTGTTTCGCGGTAGACGCCGACTCTCACACCGTCGGCATCGGCATGCAGGGTGGGTTGCTGGAGGTAGGAGGCCAATTTGGCCGCCTGATCGGTGGTCTGGGGGTCGGCGTAGAGATAAATCAGGGTTTCTGCCACGGTGGGCTCTGCCAAAACCACCGGCTCGAGGGGTCGTGAGGCGGGCAGTGGAGGAGACCAGGCCAAATTTGCCTGAGGATGGAGAGGGTCGTACACCAGCTCAAAGGGAAGGCGCAGCCGGCGCTGTAGGGCGCGCCCGAGAGCATGACCCTGGCGTGCATCGTCGAACTCCCCCACCACCACAAATGCCTCGCCGTCCATAGCGGTCAAGCGGCCGTCATGCACCAGAGCCATCACCTGCTCATAGGCATCGGCCGTTGGCACAGCCAGCATCAGCCGAACCCGTGGCCCAGCGAGCGCGGGGGCTGCCAGCAAAAGCACCCCAACCCAGATAAACGCGTGGATTGGTTGAAGGAAAACTCTCAAGGGTTAAACCGCTGCCGCACTGGGGGTTGGGCTTCGCCTTGGGCTGCCATGCCCCGTGGCATCACGCCCTGGCAGAGCTGGGCAAACTGACCAGTGAGGCTGGCCACGCGCATGATCTCAACGCACTTGATCGCGGTGACCAGATTGATATCGGCCTGGGTTTTGCGTGCCTCGGTATTTGCTCGTACCACCTGGCTCTGGAGCGCTTGCACTTGAGCCTTGCCGATTTCCTTGCAGATTTCGGCATTAGCACCACCTATAGGAAATGTCATGCTCACAATGCCGCCGTAATTATCACTATCCACCTGGGCACCGATCACATCACCGTTGCTGTTTCCCGAACCGCTGCCGCCAAATCCAGCGACTGAAAAAGTGGGGGTGGGGCAGTTGATACCGGGCCCGAAGCCGTAAAAAGAGTTGGTATTGATCTGGGAATTGTTCTGGTTATTGACCGTAGTGCCAGCAGCAGTTGCAGCCGACGAAGCACTTGCCGTGGGTACCTGTTGCGCCACCACGATTCTGGTGTTGCCAGAGGAAACAAGAGCTAGCAAGGCACAAGCACGAAGCGCTTGCTGGCGTAGCCGGCCAGCAGGCCAAAGGCCGAACATCCCCAAAAAACGCAAAAATTTACGTTTGCATTATGGGGCATTAATTGGATATCAAGCCCATAAAAGCGAACCCAAAAGACCAATTTGGCCAGCGGCAGGAAAAATTGGTATCAGAGGATACATAAAAAGAAACAGGGGCTTCATGATGCCTTAAGGTTTCACAATCCCTTAACAAGTCCGAAGGCCGCATTAAGCGGGCTTGGGGGGCAAATTCCTGCATTGCTTCCATGAATCCCAAACTCAACCTCATCCTCACCGCTGCCGGCGCCGGCATCGCCTTGCTTGGCCAAGGCTTGATGCTGAGCCCTGCACAAGCTGGCCCCAGCCTCAACGCCATAAGCGGCCAGTCCTTCAACGCTGGTGCCAATTTCAACCTTCAGCAGGCTCAATCTTTCTCTGCTACAGGCAACTACTCGGGCACTGTTAATCCATTCGCAGTAACAGAACAAAGTACTGCTTCTGCGTCTTCTACCAATTTTCCGGGTATTGCAGGCAACCTAAGCGCAGGGACCTCGACACTCACCGCCGCATTCGACAAGGATGGCTTCCAGAACACCAGCGATACCACTTCTTTTGCCGTACAGGCTGGTGTCGTCGGCCTTGGTGGTAACGCTCCAACCGCTGGGGTAACTACAAGCGACGCAGGTCCAATCGTAACGGCACGTCTTGCACTAGGTATTGTATTTAATCAAGATGCCACATCTGGTATACCAAGCATCGCCATCACAGGTGCCGGAAGCGATAGTGGCATTATTAGCGCATCCATTACCTCCCAGGCAATCGGTGCCAGTGCTGCGAGTGGAAACTTCACAGAAAGCCTGAGCGTGCTTAACAGCCTCTCGGCATTCTGACCTGAAGGCACGGTCAAATTATAGGCACGGCGAAAGTCGTGCTTTTTTTGTCCTCTGCTAAAAGAAGTACATAGTTCAGCTGCTGCCACCAGCACACTGCTCAAGCATTTGCATAAAAGCCTGTTCGAGCGCACCGCAGAGAGAAGCTCCATCCCAGAGCTCAGAAGCACGCACCTGCCGGTGCAACTGGAGTTTTAGTAGGTTGGGCTGGCTCAGGCTAGCGGCGGCTAGCTCAGCGGCCTTAGCTGCAAACGCCGAGGGGTCACGGCTGATCCATCCTTCGCGACCCAAGGCTGTGAGAGCAGAAGAGCTCATGCGACCACCCATCCAGTCGCTTTGGATCGCCAACAGCGGCACACCCATACAGAGCGCCTCGAAGCCGGTAGTTGCACTGGTCATCGGCGTGGTGTCGAAAGCAATGTCCACCTCGTTGTAATGGTCCATATGGTCATGCCAGTCAGCCAATCGATCAATGAAAGTGATCCTATCGAGATCCACTCCTAGATCAGCAAGCGCCTGCGAGATGCGATCCCGCACGGAAGAGTTAGCTGAACTCTTATCTTTCAACAGGAGCTTTGCAGAGGGCACCGATTGCAGCGCCGCTGCCCAAAACTCTAGGCAGCGTTCTCCCACCTTAAGTAAATTGTTGAATGAGCCAAAAGTGATCGGTGCGCCTTCCCGCCGATCTCTTAGGGGCGGCGGTGCAAAAGTGGGTGCATAAGTCGACCAGCAGCGCGGCAGCGTCCAGATCTTTTCACTGAACTGGTTCTGGAGCTCAGGCGGTGTCAGCACCGCATCACCAATTATGTAATCCATGTTGGTTAGGCCGGTGGTGCCGCAGAAACCGACGTAATGGCACTGAACCGGTGCAACTCGATGACGCAATAGACGCAGCGGGTTGTATTCGGTCCAGCCACTCGTGTCGATCGCAACGGCGCAGCTCCTTTGACGCAAGACCGCAACCGCCTCCGCTTCATCTAGGCCGGTGAGATCCACCAGCTCGTCAGCCAGTTGCTCCAGCTCTTTGGCACGGGCTTCGCGCCGGCGGTGGGTGAGGGCTAGAACCACCTTAAAGCTCAGACGATCGATGCCCCGCAACACCGGCTCAAGGAAGCAACTAACAGAATGGTTGCCAATATCCCCCGAGATCAAAAGCAGGCGGATTGGTGCTGCGTCGGCCAAGACCTGGGCTGCAATTGGCTCGCGTGGCGGGAAGGGGTCGACCAGGAGGGTTGGGTATTGCCTCCAGAACTGTTCCGCTTCCATGCGGATACGCACACCATCCTCACCATGGCAGAACAGATCGAGATAAAAGCGTGAGCTGTACCCTTGGTAGAAGGATGGAGTAACAGCCACAGCTTGTTTTAGAGCAGCTATCGCATCCTTGAATTTACCAGCCGACGCCAACAAAGAACTGCGGCAATAGTGAGCTGCGTAGAGACTGGGATCAATTGCTAACGCTTGATCGAGAGAGAGATGGCACTCTTGATCGCGATAGGTCTCTTGAAGCAGGCAGGCCTTGGCGAGGTGGCTCATTCCGCAGCTTGGTTGGTTGGTCAGCATGGCCTCGATCGCTTCACTTGCGGCCTCGGGCATGCCGATCATCTTCAAGACCTTAATTTTTATCCAATGGATCGGCAGCCAGTCGGGATCGATTTTCAGCCCTTGTTCAGTAATCAGAAGGGCCTGCTCGAAATCATCGAGCAATTGATGGGCCCTGGCCAGGCCGAGGTAAGCCTTGAGCTCATCTGGATTGAGCTGAATGGCCGTGCGAAAGGCAACAATTGCCTCCGGTAGGCGATTGAGTTCGAGCAGCCCGTCGCCCAGATTCAGATGGAACTGCGGATGGTTGGGATTGATCGCGATCGCCTGGCGCTGGCTGGCAATGCCCGTCTCACTCTGGCCATCCGTCAGCAGGGCGAGGCCGAGATTGGAGAGGGCTTCGGGGTACTCGGGCTTAAGCCGCAGTGCCTCGCGAAATGCGGCGATAGCCTCCTGCAGGCAATCACCCCTGCTTCTCAGGGCAAACCCCAAATTCGACCAGGCAGCGGGGTAGGCGGGCCTGAGCTCCAGTGCTTCGCGGTGGTGCTCAATAGCCTCCTCGAGCTGGCCCTGTGCCTGCAGGGCAACTCCCAGCCCGGTATGGGCTTCCGGCAGAGCGGGGTTAAAAGCAATCGCTTTGCGAAATGCCTTGATCGCATCCTCGGAGCGTCCGGCTGTCTGGAGCGCATTGCCAAGGTTGAGCAGGGCCTCGGGATAGGCCGGCTGCAAGGCGATTGCCTGCTCCAGCAGCGGAATCGATTCAGCGGCGCGACCAGCAATCTGGTGGAGGGCAGCCAAGTTCGCGCACACCTGGGCGTCGGCCTGGCCGGAGGCCAGCAGCCACTCATAGATCTGCTGGGCTTCGTCGTAGCGCTCGGCCCCAATCAACTCCATCGCCTGCTGCTTGGACTGCTGCAGGGAGACTGAAGCCAGGCCTGGGCCTATGGAACCCTCGGAACGTTGCGGGGTCTGGCAAAACTGGAGGGGTAAAGGCAAGCAGTTGATTGGGCCCTGATAGCGCTGCTGAACCAGCTGCATACGACGGTAGATCGGATCCGGAATAAAACCGAGACTATAAATTCTCTCCAACCTTGGAATTGCATCTTGACCTGTGTAGAAGCCTGAAAAGCTACTGAGTTGTTCAATGGCAGATAAGGCTGCTGCTTCCAGCCAGGTTTCAGCTAGTTCTGCAGGAGTGAGTGAATCAAATGTCGGTTCTGGACTGAGGAATGGTTCATAAAGATCCAGCCGACTACCACACTGGAGTTCCCCCACCAATGCATTAAGCGCATCAACGGCCTGAACTCGTTCACCACAAGCCCGTGCCACCCTTGCAAGGCTCGCCAAGCGGCCAGGGTTACATCCGGGCTGGTAAACCTGCTGCAATAGGACAAGGCTTTGTGACAGCGCGACAGATCTACTTGCGGTCGGTTGCTCATGATCTTGAGCGAAACACCACGCTGCCATGGCACTGCAAACTGCGGCCCTGTCGGTTTGCTGTGGATCAAGTTCCCAGCTCACTGCCAGCCTACTTGCATAGGGTTTCTCTTTCAGTGCTTTTAGGCAAGGATCCATGAAGACGGCGTCTTCTGAATCAGTTGCAATGGCATGGGGTCCATCTACAAGCAAGCCATCAGCGGCCAATGTCGCGATACGGTCAGGCTTTGCTGCGAACAGGTTCAGCAGGTAACCATCCACTTGGTAATCTACAGCAAAGGGAACCAGAGCGTTTAATCCTGGAATCAGCTGGAAGCTTTGATAGCCCAGTTCCTGAAAACGCAGCACCAGATCGAGGTTCAGTTTGGTGCCAGCTTTCACTTCAAACATCACCAGAGGCGAGAGCTCCTGGAAAAACCTCTGGCCACCACTGAGAATCCGATCTTCCTCTCCTTCAGCGTCGAGCTTCAAGAGGTCAACCCTGTTCCAGGCATGGATGTCCAGGCAGCGATCTAACGTTGTGATCGCTACCGAAGCACCGCAACCTTGCTGGCCCGCTAATTCCAGCGAGGAGGGATGAACGAGGCTGTTGAGCTCAGAATGGCCAGGCATCTTTAGCCAGGCTGTGCCCTCTCGATCAGACAATGCCTGTTGCACGACTTGCAGCCAGGGCGTGTGGTTCGCTGAAGCACTCTTACGCAACAGCATGGCGGTTTCCGATGCCGGCTCGAAGGCCCAAACCTGTCCACTCGCTCCCACTTTCCGCGCTAACGACAGTGCATACACTCCGTAGTTCGCACCAATATCCACGACCACATCGCCTGATTGCACCAGTTCCCTTAGGAACTTGATTTCATCCTCAAACCAGTCTCCCTGTTCCTGCAGTACGTAGGAGGTGATTAACTCCAGCGAATCCGGCACAACCACCTTGGTGCCATCCACCAGCTCAACGATGATTGGGTCGGTGGAGCTGGCCATGGGCTGATGCATTCTCTTTGTCACTGTAAGGGTTTTGGATCAGCGGGGCATAACAAGTGCATGAGGTCGAGCTTTTGTGTGTTTCTTGTTATTTTCTAGATAGTGCTGGTCGTGAGGCCAGGCCTGAGTCTCAGCCTTCGTGGAAAACAGCTCGATATTGAGGAACTAGTCCCTGAATGAGTTCTCCGCCGATGGCGCCAGTTGGTTGGCCTACGTAGAGGTGCTTCCGAAGAAAGTGAATTGAATATTCTGCCGCGAAGGCTCTATGCAATAGTCATTCACAATTCCGAACAACGAAACCACTGGCCCGCGCGCTACCTCAGGATCCAAAATCCACTAAGGAAGTGATCGGCCCTCGGCTAGCGCTCAACTCAGCATCGGCTCAATTAGATGGTCTATTGATGAAAATGGTGCGACAAGCATCTAGCGATCAATAGGTAAACACCGAATAACCCCAATCACTAAGGGTGAACAGACTCAGCCCCTGGAAGCGGCTGCGCTCATCCGAGCTTGTGGATTGGGAGAAAGAGCCAAATTTCTCGGAAGGATCCAGGATCCGGTAGGCCGTCGTGCCATCGGACCGTTTGATCAGCTCAACATTGCCCGACTCGATCGCCACCTGCTGGCCGCTGCTGTCGCTGCGGCTGCTCACCGCTGTGCGGTTCTGGGTGCCCATGCCATTTGAGCGGCTGTAGCTCCAGCCAGTCACTTGCGGGATGCGCTGGCTACGGACCGGCAAGCCTCCGGCCAAGCCCAACAGCAAACAAGAAACGGCAAACCAGCGGGTCATGGTGCAAACACACTGATGCTGGTGCTGGGCAGGGCCGGACCATCCGGCAACGTAAGGCCATCGAGAAAAACCGAGCGCAGGGACTCAGCCGCCGGACCGGACACCTGCACGTACACACGCTCCGTGCGACCCACCTGGGCCGAACGCGTGATGACATCACTGTTGCGGATCTCCAGCTGGGGACTGTTTTCAACCACCGTGAGTGAAAAGGGACGATCCGGTTGGTCAATTTTCCAGATCGTGTTTTCGTCGTAGATCAAGCTGCCATCAGCTGGCACCACATTCACGCCCGCAACACCAAACTGCACCGTTTCGCGCACACCGCGCCGCTCCTCCACGCCCACAAACGCTGAGGTGAAGATCGGGTTGCTATACCCCACGGTGACCTGGGCGGCAGCAGGCAACATGGCCAGCAACAGCGACTGGATCGTGAATGCCAACGGCAGCAGCTGCTTCATCGCTTCACCAGGCTGCTGGAATTGAACACGCTGGGAAACAGGCCTGGGAAGACGCTCATGCTCTGGCCGTCCACCTGCTCGCTGCGAAGAGATTGGACACTACCGCCGATCGCGATTGGCATCGGCAAGCGACCACCGATACCCAGCAACACGGTATCGGCAGCCGTCACATTGATCCGGGCCCCCACTAGCTCAGGACTGAGGCTGTTGATGCGGGCACGGCCGCTATCGACCAATGCCTGCACCTCAGCGGGCACCCCGTCGAGCAACACCTGATCGTTAATCACGATCCGCACGCCGATGGCCGAATCCAGCGGCGTGATCGCATTGAGGGCGCCATTATAGCTGAGACCCCCATCGCTCACGATCGAAAAGCCGCCGCCATTCACGGAGGTCACATTGGTGCTGATGGCCTGGATGTCGGTCACCCGGGCCGATTGGGCCCACGCGCTCGAAGCGCCAGCCAGCACCAACGTCAACAGCAAGCCTGCGCGAACCAGCATCACAACGGGTTGGATCAGAACGCAGTGAGGTTGTTGATCACCGAAGTGTTCAGTGAACCAGTCACCTGCAGGCTGGCGGTGCCGATATTGGTGCCGATGATGCTGGCGCCGATCACGGAGCTATCGGTTGTGCCAGGTGTGATTTGGAGGGCTGGCAATCCGTTAGTCGTGCTT comes from the Cyanobium sp. Tous-M-B4 genome and includes:
- a CDS encoding phosphotransferase enzyme family protein, with the translated sequence MGDSAPDLNAIASRFDLPAAVTTITPLGNGNVNDTYRVDTATGTCFVLQRLNTAVFPQPELVMANLLALARHVKAKGDQAGCQVPSPVPLLNGGECLLRQPDGSAWRLLTFIAGTHSLDVLENGEQAEQVGRGLGRFHALVHDLPGNQLHDTLEGFHVTPRYLERYQDVLTNSAVPPCPESEACQLIVEQRLDLVPVLENARQAGCLQLRPIHGDPKVNNVMLCQTSGRAVALVDLDTVKPGLLHYDIGDCLRSACNPAGEECTDLEAVHFNLELAEALLRGYLAEAGSCLSAADLDHLYDAIRLLPFELGLRFFTDHLAGNVYFKASHARQNLVRARVQFRLTESIEDQEPALRALIARLTSSNELLP
- a CDS encoding DOMON-like domain-containing protein, whose product is MTESSGKAYQKVSFELTPFNKETNQDISITGSVVLLSGELHIQYTLHQASHDTFSPVLWPPTKTKASRRDGIWQSTCMELFISTPSMQRYWEYNFCPSGDWNIYQLNGYRSDLQAEPSCHQPSITQDSHAGGDELAIITQLPPALIDQRELILAITAVLEQRNGQLSYFALQHGGSEADFHRRDGFQLRLQQPA
- a CDS encoding FkbM family methyltransferase, with the translated sequence MASSTDPIIVELVDGTKVVVPDSLELITSYVLQEQGDWFEDEIKFLRELVQSGDVVVDIGANYGVYALSLARKVGASGQVWAFEPASETAMLLRKSASANHTPWLQVVQQALSDREGTAWLKMPGHSELNSLVHPSSLELAGQQGCGASVAITTLDRCLDIHAWNRVDLLKLDAEGEEDRILSGGQRFFQELSPLVMFEVKAGTKLNLDLVLRFQELGYQSFQLIPGLNALVPFAVDYQVDGYLLNLFAAKPDRIATLAADGLLVDGPHAIATDSEDAVFMDPCLKALKEKPYASRLAVSWELDPQQTDRAAVCSAMAAWCFAQDHEQPTASRSVALSQSLVLLQQVYQPGCNPGRLASLARVARACGERVQAVDALNALVGELQCGSRLDLYEPFLSPEPTFDSLTPAELAETWLEAAALSAIEQLSSFSGFYTGQDAIPRLERIYSLGFIPDPIYRRMQLVQQRYQGPINCLPLPLQFCQTPQRSEGSIGPGLASVSLQQSKQQAMELIGAERYDEAQQIYEWLLASGQADAQVCANLAALHQIAGRAAESIPLLEQAIALQPAYPEALLNLGNALQTAGRSEDAIKAFRKAIAFNPALPEAHTGLGVALQAQGQLEEAIEHHREALELRPAYPAAWSNLGFALRSRGDCLQEAIAAFREALRLKPEYPEALSNLGLALLTDGQSETGIASQRQAIAINPNHPQFHLNLGDGLLELNRLPEAIVAFRTAIQLNPDELKAYLGLARAHQLLDDFEQALLITEQGLKIDPDWLPIHWIKIKVLKMIGMPEAASEAIEAMLTNQPSCGMSHLAKACLLQETYRDQECHLSLDQALAIDPSLYAAHYCRSSLLASAGKFKDAIAALKQAVAVTPSFYQGYSSRFYLDLFCHGEDGVRIRMEAEQFWRQYPTLLVDPFPPREPIAAQVLADAAPIRLLLISGDIGNHSVSCFLEPVLRGIDRLSFKVVLALTHRRREARAKELEQLADELVDLTGLDEAEAVAVLRQRSCAVAIDTSGWTEYNPLRLLRHRVAPVQCHYVGFCGTTGLTNMDYIIGDAVLTPPELQNQFSEKIWTLPRCWSTYAPTFAPPPLRDRREGAPITFGSFNNLLKVGERCLEFWAAALQSVPSAKLLLKDKSSANSSVRDRISQALADLGVDLDRITFIDRLADWHDHMDHYNEVDIAFDTTPMTSATTGFEALCMGVPLLAIQSDWMGGRMSSSALTALGREGWISRDPSAFAAKAAELAAASLSQPNLLKLQLHRQVRASELWDGASLCGALEQAFMQMLEQCAGGSS